A single Denticeps clupeoides chromosome 7, fDenClu1.1, whole genome shotgun sequence DNA region contains:
- the LOC114794745 gene encoding transmembrane protein 65-like, translated as MMPCLRAALRPALALRSGVRRGALRGRGPGPGPGAGLLQAAGMGAHPLKEPMEPLTSPQGARDFIYSLQPTERTCLLRELHRFESIAVVQEQLEMAPPTAAQLRYVLFHNALPFIGFGFLDNAIMIVAGTQIELSIGVVLGISTMAAAGLGNLVSDLAGLGLAGYVEALACRLGMQIPDLSPKQVDMWQTRLSSHSGKAIGVVIGCLLGMFPLLFFKDDTENKPEPSEGTPPSTDSKK; from the exons ATGATGCCCTGCCTGCGCGCAGCCCTGCGGCCGGCCCTGGCGCTGCGGTCGGGCGTGAGGCGCGGCGCCCTGCGCGGACGCGGCCCCGGGCCCGGGCCCGGCGCGGGGCTGCTGCAGGCGGCCGGCATGGGCGCCCACCCGCTCAAGGAGCCCATGGAGCCGCTGACCTCGCCGCAGGGAGCCCGCGACTTCATCTACAGCCTCCAGCCCACGGAGCGGACCTGCCTCCTGCGGGAGCTGCACCGCTTCGAGTCCATCGCTGTGGTCCAAG AGCAACTGGAGATGGCCCCGCCGACGGCTGCACAGCTGAGATATG tGCTTTTCCACAATGCTCTACCCTTCATAGGATTTGGCTTTCTAGACAACGCCATCATGATTGTTGCG GGTACACAAATTGAACTGTCTATCGGTGTCGTTCTGGGGATTTCAACTATGGCAG CTGCAGGACTGGGGAACCTGGTATCAGATCTGGCAGGGCTTGG CCTTGCAGGATACGTTGAGGCTCTGGCCTGCCGGCTGGGCATGCAGATCCCTGACCTGAGCCCCAAACAGGTGGACATGTGGCAGACGAGGCTCAGCTCGCACTCT GGAAAAGCCATTGGAGTTGTCATCGGCTGCCTTCTAGGAATGTTTCCCCTCCTGTTTTTCAAGGACGACACCGAGAATAAACCAGAGCCCTCAGAAGGCACTCCGCCTTCTACAGACTCCAAAAAATGA